The Calditrichota bacterium DNA segment ACTTGTTGAATCCAACGCAGTGTCGCCAAAACCGTTTCAATTGCTTCTTGTTCTATGCGGAACCGAAGAAATCCGCAATGAAATGACAAGCAACTACGTGTCTGTTGCAAGAATTTACGACTTGATTGTCATTAACACACTTTCAAACGAAGAGACGATTGAGTTCTTCAATGAATCCTATGCTAAAGTGAATATTGGAGTTTCTTCTGATGCATTGTCGATCCTTCAAAATACATCGGCAGGCATTCCAAGAATTATGCATTTGATCGGTGATCATACTTTTTGGGCGGACGAGGATGGATACATAGACAAGGAAGATGCACTCAAAGGATGTCTTGCCGCGACAGAAGAATGGGGACAGAAATACGTTCATAAGAGAGTCTATCAAGCACTTAAAAGCAAAGACTACCATGCAATCCTCAAGAAGATGATGCAGTTCCCTATGACTGATGACACCATTGATATAACTGAATTTCAAAAGCAGTTATCCAGCAACGAAAAGAGTAAACTAAGCAATTTCCTTACGAGAATGAAGAAAATCGGCGTTATTGAAAGAGGCCGACACAAAGGTGAATATGCCTTTAGATCCAAAATAGAACGACTCTATCTCTGGCTTAAATCTCGTGAATAGTCAATCGCTCTTGCTTCCTCCATTACACTTCGCTCTCCCCGTCATCCGCCAGCAGGTTGACCCGCTCGACACCTTCGATTGCGGCAAGCGTCCCGATTAGTCCCGTCTCCGAAACACCCCGCCTTAGTCGCACCAGATAGGAGTGCTCGACCACCTGTCCCGGCCGCAGCGACCGTAATGCCAGTTGCTTGCGGGAAGTGGTGAGCCGCGTCAATGTCTCGTCGAGCAGTGAAGCGCTCCCCGCTGCCGGCGTCGTCTGCAGCCTTAACAGATAAAGCCCCCGTCGCGCCACTCCAAACTGGACGAAGTCGAGCACCAGCAGCAGCAGCAGCACCGTCCCGGAGCCGATCAAGGCGATCGCATAATTCCCCACACCGCAAGCCATCCCGGTCGCCAGCGCAAAGAAAATGAACGCGATGTCGCGGTTGTCCTTGACCACCGTCCGAAAGCGGATGATCGACATTGCCCCTACCAGTCCGAACGCCCGCGCGAGGCTGTTGCCGACCACCATCATCACCAGCGCCGTCACCATTGCAAGGATCACCATCGTAGGGATGAGCGACGCACTGACGGCCCGAAACCGGGTCGTCCAGACATAGACCAGCGCGATTAGCACCCCGAGCGCAAACGCGAGCAGGATGTTGACCGCGATCTCGGTCGTCGTCATTCCGGCCAGCGGTGGCAGCAGCGCGCTCCCGTCGAAATTCATATCGCCTTCCGGAAATGGGGATGCCAGAGGTCTATGCCGCGGCAGTATTTCGAGATCGCCTCCTGTTGCAGGTTGAACTCGCGAATCAGGCTGCGCAGCCAGACCGGCTGCCAGCCGCTGAACTTCACCTCCAGGACAAAGGTGCCCGGATCGAACCAATTCTCGTCGGCAGGATCGAAAAACTCCCGCCAGTGCGACGCCACTGCGCTGCGACAGTCGCTGTCGAAGGTTACCCTTAGGCC contains these protein-coding regions:
- a CDS encoding ATP-binding protein — encoded protein: MTHFPKGDSPFHPGKPVPVELFVGRREQIERILSRGAGPVSRGNPKTVFIQGEYGIGKTSLAHYIQWQAELNYGLQPIYVTLGGASTLDDVAAAVLTSVTKAAVSSQSIWNRAKDIVAKYVIMEKSILGFRLNLEALKSDALNIVSPLALLTFLESFAQTIKTPSICLVFDEINGIASLREFSGLIKGLVESNAVSPKPFQLLLVLCGTEEIRNEMTSNYVSVARIYDLIVINTLSNEETIEFFNESYAKVNIGVSSDALSILQNTSAGIPRIMHLIGDHTFWADEDGYIDKEDALKGCLAATEEWGQKYVHKRVYQALKSKDYHAILKKMMQFPMTDDTIDITEFQKQLSSNEKSKLSNFLTRMKKIGVIERGRHKGEYAFRSKIERLYLWLKSRE
- a CDS encoding DUF4956 domain-containing protein, translated to MNFDGSALLPPLAGMTTTEIAVNILLAFALGVLIALVYVWTTRFRAVSASLIPTMVILAMVTALVMMVVGNSLARAFGLVGAMSIIRFRTVVKDNRDIAFIFFALATGMACGVGNYAIALIGSGTVLLLLLVLDFVQFGVARRGLYLLRLQTTPAAGSASLLDETLTRLTTSRKQLALRSLRPGQVVEHSYLVRLRRGVSETGLIGTLAAIEGVERVNLLADDGESEV